In Anaerolineales bacterium, the following proteins share a genomic window:
- a CDS encoding glyoxalase, translating to MVLVRYIVTDTAVAIDFYAKLLGFELVMHPSPGFAMLTRGDLRLALNVPNTPGSGGGAPMPDGTQQAPGGWNRFSIEVNDLAALVENLREKGVRFRGDIVIGTGGKQVLLEDPSGNPVELFEPILPEARLP from the coding sequence ATAGTCCTGGTCCGTTATATTGTCACAGATACTGCTGTAGCGATTGACTTTTATGCGAAGCTGCTCGGTTTTGAGCTGGTCATGCACCCTTCGCCTGGTTTTGCGATGCTCACCCGTGGTGACTTGCGGCTGGCACTCAACGTGCCTAATACACCGGGGAGTGGCGGCGGTGCCCCCATGCCCGATGGCACGCAACAGGCACCAGGTGGCTGGAACCGCTTCTCGATCGAGGTCAATGACCTGGCAGCACTGGTTGAGAATTTGCGCGAAAAAGGAGTGCGCTTCCGCGGTGACATCGTGATTGGCACGGGTGGTAAGCAGGTTCTGCTGGAAGATCCATCCGGAAATCCGGTCGAGCTGTTCGAACCCATCCTTCCCGAAGCCCGCCTGCCTTAA
- a CDS encoding GNAT family N-acetyltransferase: MDDEYRIEYLQEPAWEIIGGGLANYNNQEAGNGHGRSLCFALFGPDQTILGGVIGETHWDWLFINLMWLPEALRGQGFGWQLLRAAEEEGRKRGATHAYLDTFSFQAPEFYKKNGYQVFGTLEDFPPGHQRYYLVKKL, from the coding sequence ATGGATGATGAATATCGCATTGAATACCTTCAAGAGCCCGCCTGGGAAATTATCGGCGGGGGCCTCGCCAACTATAACAACCAAGAAGCTGGAAACGGTCACGGGAGGTCATTATGTTTCGCCTTGTTTGGGCCTGACCAAACGATCCTGGGAGGGGTGATTGGCGAGACCCACTGGGATTGGTTATTTATTAACCTCATGTGGCTCCCGGAAGCACTGCGAGGACAAGGTTTTGGCTGGCAGCTGCTGCGCGCCGCAGAGGAGGAAGGGCGTAAGCGCGGTGCTACCCACGCTTACCTCGACACATTTAGCTTTCAAGCTCCTGAATTTTACAAGAAAAATGGCTACCAGGTGTTTGGCACACTGGAAGATTTTCCACCGGGCCATCAGCGCTATTACTTGGTGAAAAAACTATAG
- a CDS encoding hydroxymethylglutaryl-CoA reductase, degradative — protein sequence MPTSKKSSRIPGFYNMSLEQRLAELARNGDLNNEDLAILSGQAGLKVEQADHMIENVVGIHALPLGIALNFIVNGREVLVPMAIEEPSVVAGASFMAKLARAGGGFAAQADPPEMIGQVQLICLTDLAAAREAILEQKAHLLAELTELDPVIKRLGGGPRDLEVRTIDNSAIGAFLLVHLIYDVRDAMGANAVNTAVESLAPQLENITGGKAHLRILSNLADHRLARASCTIPLNELAFDGYPAEEVRDGVISAWAFAQADPYRAATHNKGIMNGIDPVVIATGNDWRAIEAGAHAYAARFGRYTSLSTWGQDRDGNLTGSLEMPLAVGIVGGATRVHPVARVALKLMGVKTATELAEIIASVGLAQNLAALRALSTEGIQRGHMGLHARQVAIAAGAQGEQVERLAAQMVAEKTVRIDRASQILTEWNEKT from the coding sequence ATGCCAACATCCAAAAAAAGTTCACGCATTCCTGGTTTTTATAACATGAGCCTGGAGCAACGTCTGGCTGAGCTCGCCCGGAATGGGGATCTCAACAATGAAGACCTCGCCATACTTAGCGGGCAGGCAGGCTTGAAGGTGGAGCAAGCCGACCACATGATCGAAAACGTGGTAGGCATCCACGCGCTGCCATTGGGGATTGCGCTTAATTTCATTGTCAATGGGCGGGAGGTGCTGGTGCCCATGGCGATCGAGGAGCCATCGGTGGTAGCGGGGGCGTCGTTCATGGCGAAATTGGCACGCGCAGGAGGTGGCTTCGCTGCCCAGGCCGACCCACCGGAGATGATCGGCCAGGTGCAGCTGATCTGCCTCACTGACCTGGCAGCTGCCAGAGAGGCCATCCTGGAGCAAAAAGCACACCTGCTGGCAGAGCTTACCGAGCTCGACCCAGTAATCAAGCGCCTGGGGGGTGGGCCGCGCGACCTGGAAGTGAGAACCATCGATAATTCAGCCATCGGGGCGTTCCTGTTAGTGCACCTCATCTACGATGTGCGCGATGCCATGGGCGCCAATGCGGTCAATACGGCAGTAGAGAGCCTGGCGCCACAGCTGGAAAATATCACCGGCGGCAAAGCCCACCTGCGTATCCTGTCCAACCTGGCAGATCACCGTCTGGCACGCGCCAGCTGCACCATCCCACTCAATGAGCTGGCTTTCGATGGCTATCCCGCCGAAGAAGTGCGCGATGGCGTCATTTCGGCCTGGGCTTTTGCCCAGGCAGACCCTTACAGGGCAGCCACGCATAACAAGGGCATCATGAACGGGATCGATCCGGTCGTGATTGCCACAGGCAACGATTGGCGTGCCATTGAAGCGGGGGCGCATGCCTATGCGGCTCGCTTTGGCCGTTATACCTCGCTGTCCACCTGGGGGCAGGACAGGGATGGCAACCTGACCGGCAGCCTGGAAATGCCTTTGGCAGTCGGCATCGTGGGCGGGGCAACCCGGGTGCATCCCGTGGCGCGTGTCGCGCTGAAACTTATGGGTGTAAAAACTGCGACGGAATTAGCTGAGATCATTGCTTCCGTGGGGCTAGCCCAAAACCTGGCTGCCCTGCGCGCACTGTCTACGGAGGGCATCCAGCGCGGGCACATGGGACTGCATGCCCGCCAGGTGGCCATTGCAGCGGGTGCACAGGGTGAGCAGGTCGAACGGCTGGCTGCCCAGATGGTGGCTGAAAAGACCGTCCGCATTGACCGGGCGAGCCAAATCCTGACAGAGTGGAACGAGAAGACATAA
- a CDS encoding hydroxymethylglutaryl-CoA synthase — protein sequence MDLTQSNLRPRLLKPNLPVGIIGYGAYVPRYRLPAKEVARIWTDGAGGLPIKEKAVPGLDEDVATMSIEAARNAMSRAGIHPEDIRAVWVGSESHPYAVKPTSTLVAEAIGAVPYVQAADWEFACKAGTEAMVAAIGFVGSGMAHYAMAIGMDTAQGRPGDALEYTAGAGGAAYLLSPAEEALAIFEGSYSYVTDTPDFWRREYQRYPEHGQRFTGEPAYFKHIVEAAQALMEGTNTTAKDYTWAVFHQPNAKFPQRVAAQLGFTKEQITPGLLVPVIGNTYAGAALIGLTGILDVAEPGDRILMVSFGSGAGSDAFAIRVTEAIRERRDRAPKTQDYIARRTEIDYGTYVRYRGKLAMK from the coding sequence ATGGACCTGACACAATCAAATTTACGACCCAGACTGTTGAAACCCAACCTCCCGGTGGGGATCATCGGCTATGGAGCCTATGTACCGCGTTACCGGCTACCGGCAAAAGAAGTCGCTCGCATCTGGACGGATGGAGCGGGTGGCCTACCCATCAAGGAGAAAGCGGTGCCCGGGCTGGATGAAGATGTGGCTACCATGTCTATTGAAGCGGCGCGCAACGCCATGTCACGCGCCGGCATTCACCCGGAGGATATCCGAGCAGTGTGGGTGGGATCGGAATCGCACCCTTATGCGGTCAAACCCACCTCGACCCTCGTAGCCGAGGCTATTGGGGCAGTACCCTATGTGCAGGCAGCCGATTGGGAGTTTGCCTGCAAGGCTGGCACGGAAGCCATGGTGGCGGCGATCGGTTTTGTGGGCAGCGGGATGGCCCACTATGCCATGGCGATCGGGATGGACACAGCCCAGGGCCGCCCAGGCGATGCGCTTGAATATACCGCCGGCGCGGGTGGAGCAGCCTATCTGCTCAGCCCGGCCGAAGAAGCCCTGGCAATATTTGAAGGCTCATATTCCTATGTGACCGATACCCCTGACTTTTGGCGTAGGGAATATCAAAGATACCCCGAGCATGGACAGCGTTTCACCGGTGAGCCGGCTTACTTCAAGCATATCGTTGAAGCTGCCCAGGCATTGATGGAAGGCACCAATACCACCGCCAAGGACTACACCTGGGCAGTTTTCCACCAGCCTAATGCCAAATTTCCGCAGCGCGTGGCTGCCCAGCTGGGGTTCACCAAGGAACAGATCACCCCAGGGCTGCTGGTACCGGTGATCGGTAACACCTATGCCGGGGCAGCCTTGATCGGCCTGACGGGTATCCTGGATGTGGCTGAGCCGGGAGACCGTATCCTGATGGTTTCCTTTGGTTCGGGAGCCGGCTCCGATGCGTTTGCCATCCGGGTGACCGAGGCGATTCGCGAGCGGCGCGATCGAGCCCCAAAGACCCAGGACTATATCGCCAGGCGCACCGAGATCGACTACGGTACATACGTGCGCTACCGCGGCAAGCTGGCCATGAAATAA